The following coding sequences lie in one Myxococcus xanthus genomic window:
- a CDS encoding hemin-degrading factor produces the protein MNQTANSDVVSEPTRLRQRWQTLREEQPRTRIRDAAEQLGVSEAQLLATGLGESVVRLDLRLDALLPRFESLGRVMSLTRNAHAVHEKRGTWRNIELHGKQGLVLDEEIDLRLFFTRWSFGFAIREPHGDGIRRSLQFFDASGTAVHKIYVEEAGREETFDTLVKEFTHADQSPVLSIVPATPAAAPKPDSEIDAEGLRSGWRALQDTHEFFMLLNRFSVARTQALRLAEPELTTPVATSSLTWVLEKAAATELPIMIFVGNPGCIQIHTGPVKNVKPMGPWMNVLDAGFNLHVRADHVHSAWVVRKPTRDGVVTSVELFNEAGDNIALIFGKRKPGQPESPEWRVLAEELAKALPASEVAR, from the coding sequence ATGAATCAGACCGCGAACTCTGATGTCGTCTCCGAGCCCACCCGTCTGCGCCAGCGCTGGCAGACCCTCCGCGAGGAGCAGCCTCGCACCCGTATCCGTGACGCCGCCGAGCAATTGGGTGTGAGTGAAGCGCAGTTGCTCGCCACGGGACTTGGCGAGAGCGTCGTCCGGCTGGACCTCCGGCTGGATGCGCTCCTGCCTCGTTTCGAGTCGCTGGGGCGGGTGATGTCGCTCACGCGCAACGCGCATGCCGTGCACGAGAAGCGTGGCACCTGGCGCAACATCGAGCTGCACGGCAAGCAGGGGCTGGTGCTGGACGAGGAGATCGACCTGCGCCTGTTCTTCACGCGCTGGAGCTTCGGCTTCGCCATCCGCGAGCCGCACGGCGATGGCATCCGCCGCAGCCTCCAGTTCTTCGACGCGTCGGGGACGGCCGTCCACAAAATCTACGTGGAGGAGGCCGGGCGCGAGGAGACGTTCGACACCCTGGTGAAGGAATTCACCCACGCGGACCAGTCGCCGGTGCTCAGCATCGTCCCGGCCACGCCCGCGGCGGCGCCCAAGCCCGACAGTGAGATTGACGCGGAGGGGCTGCGCTCCGGCTGGCGCGCGCTCCAGGACACGCATGAGTTCTTCATGTTGCTCAACCGCTTCAGCGTGGCGCGTACCCAGGCGCTCCGCCTGGCCGAGCCGGAGCTGACCACCCCGGTGGCGACGTCCTCGCTGACGTGGGTGCTGGAGAAGGCGGCCGCGACGGAGCTGCCCATCATGATTTTCGTGGGCAACCCTGGCTGCATCCAGATTCACACCGGCCCGGTGAAGAACGTAAAGCCGATGGGCCCGTGGATGAACGTGTTGGACGCGGGCTTCAACCTCCACGTCCGCGCGGACCACGTCCACTCGGCGTGGGTCGTGCGCAAGCCCACGCGGGACGGCGTCGTCACGTCCGTGGAGCTGTTCAACGAGGCGGGGGACAACATCGCGCTCATCTTCGGCAAGCGGAAGCCGGGGCAGCCCGAGTCGCCCGAGTGGCGGGTGCTGGCCGAGGAGCTGGCCAAGGCGCTGCCCGCGAGCGAGGTGGCGCGATGA
- a CDS encoding heme/hemin ABC transporter substrate-binding protein — translation MSRASGLSLVFMAVASLAHAAAPAKPQAAAAAAKAPVNAAKLVTVGPAITETVFALGAGGQVVGVDDTSLALEVARKSPKVGYQRALSSEAIVALGTSQLLASEEAGPPGVLEQLKTVGVDVVVLPNKHTVDATRERIRTLAQRLGKAEQGVALVKQLDADLRKAQERTAARKDAKPPRVLALYARGANVLMVAGAGTAAGELVTLSGGVNAIAGYAGHKPLTAEAVVEAAPDFILMPASSLEPVGGEEGLSRTPGLSQVRGWRLITVDDVHFMGLGPHLGKAVSRLQDGYAAPARGSK, via the coding sequence ATGAGCCGCGCGTCCGGACTGTCACTGGTCTTCATGGCGGTGGCCTCGCTCGCGCACGCGGCGGCGCCCGCGAAGCCACAGGCCGCGGCGGCCGCGGCCAAGGCACCGGTCAACGCGGCGAAGCTGGTCACCGTCGGCCCCGCCATCACCGAAACCGTCTTCGCGCTGGGCGCGGGCGGGCAGGTGGTGGGCGTGGACGACACCAGCCTGGCGCTGGAGGTCGCCCGGAAGTCGCCGAAGGTGGGCTACCAGCGGGCGCTGTCGTCGGAGGCCATCGTCGCGCTGGGGACGTCGCAGTTGCTGGCGTCCGAGGAGGCGGGCCCCCCGGGCGTGCTCGAGCAGCTGAAGACCGTGGGCGTGGACGTGGTGGTGCTGCCGAACAAGCACACCGTCGACGCCACGCGCGAGCGCATCCGGACGCTCGCGCAGCGCCTGGGCAAGGCGGAGCAGGGTGTGGCCCTGGTCAAGCAACTGGACGCGGACCTGCGCAAGGCGCAGGAGCGCACGGCGGCGCGCAAGGACGCGAAGCCGCCGCGGGTCCTCGCGCTGTACGCGCGCGGGGCCAACGTCCTCATGGTGGCGGGCGCCGGGACGGCGGCGGGCGAGCTCGTCACGCTGTCGGGCGGCGTGAATGCCATCGCCGGTTATGCGGGCCACAAGCCGCTGACGGCGGAGGCGGTGGTCGAAGCGGCGCCGGACTTCATCCTCATGCCGGCCAGCTCCCTGGAGCCGGTGGGCGGTGAGGAGGGCCTGTCGCGCACGCCCGGCCTGTCGCAGGTGCGCGGCTGGCGCCTCATCACCGTGGACGACGTCCACTTCATGGGGCTGGGGCCCCACCTGGGCAAGGCCGTGAGCCGCTTGCAGGATGGGTACGCGGCCCCGGCTCGGGGCAGCAAATGA